In a genomic window of Ranitomeya imitator isolate aRanImi1 chromosome 5, aRanImi1.pri, whole genome shotgun sequence:
- the TRMT6 gene encoding tRNA (adenine(58)-N(1))-methyltransferase non-catalytic subunit TRM6 isoform X3, with amino-acid sequence MKVIFEKQWIYLDNAVGKNYGTMFEITGGGNLQTKSSVVASAEPKEAGADNRNIVDDGKSQKLTRDDIEALKEKGIKGQEIVQQLIENSTTFRDKTEFAQEKYIKKKKKKYEAHITILKPTARILSIMYYAREPGKICQLRYDTLAQMLTLGNIHAGSKVLVMETCAGLVLGSVMERMGGYGSVIQMYPGSGPVRAATDCFGFPKSFYKTLYEFPLNKLEALISGTGNYSCPVILAEENTEKTEEESSRSDNENQEATRNVVGDCLAEERMETSQPENEEEVKRCGEISEGHKGGQDLDKNQLAIEKKRKQDERRKRESDAAKLLQDRNADGLIIASRFHPTPLLLTLLEFVAPSRPFVVYCQYKEPLLECYTKLREKGGVINLKLSETWLRNYQVLPDRSHPKLVMSSGGGYILHGITVASDTTKTSTSCPETTQEPAPKKLKVVEG; translated from the exons GAAAGTAATATTTGAAAAGCAATGGATCTACCTGGATAACGCAGTCGGTAAAAATTACGGCACAATGTTTGAGATAACCGGAGGTGGAAATCTTCAGACGAAGAGCAGTGTGGTGGCCTCAGCAG AGCCTAAGGAAGCAGGTGCAGACAACCGTAACATAGTGGATGATGGCAAATCCCAAAAGCTAACTCGCGACGACATCGAGGCTTTGAAGGAAAAAGGCATTAAAGGCCAG GAAATCGTCCAGCAGTTGATCGAGAACAGTACGACGTTTCGTGACAAGACAGAATTTGCACAAGAAaagtatataaagaaaaaaaagaaaaa GTACGAAGCTCATATTACCATCTTAAAGCCTACGGCCCGTATTCTTTCCATAATGTACTATGCACGGGAACCTGGAAAAATCTG CCAGCTCCGATATGACACCTTGGCCCAGATGCTCACACTAGGAAATATTCATGCCGGAAGCAAAGTGCTGGTCATGGAGACCTGCGCCGGTTTGGTCCTGGGATCAGTGATGGAGCGCATGGGAG GATACGGATCCGTTATCCAGATGTACCCCGGTAGTGGACCGGTCCGAGCCGCGACAGACTGCTTTGGTTTTCCCAAGTCCTTCTATAAAACACTCTATGAGTTTCCGCTGAACAAACTCGAGGCTTTGATCTCTGGAACTGGGAATTACTCCTGTCCGGTTATCCTTGCGGAGGAGAACACTGAAAAGACCGAGGAAGAAAGCAGCAGGTCTGACAATGAAAATCAAGAAGCCACTCGAAATGTTGTAGGGGACTGTTTAGCTGAAGAACGCATGGAAACCAGTCAACCAGAAAATGAAGAAGAGGTGAAACGTTGTGGCGAGATCTCAGAGGGACATAAAGGAGGGCAGGATCTTGACAAGAACCAACTT GCAATAGAAAAGAAGCGTAAACAAGATGAGAGAAGAAAACGGGAGTCAGACGCCGCAAAGTTGTTACAAGATAGAAATGCTGACGG GTTAATTATTGCTTCCCGGTTCCACCCTACACCTCTGCTACTCACTTTGCTAGAATTTGTTGCCCCATCAAGGCCCTTTGTAGTCTATTGCCAATATAAGGAG ccCTTACTTGAATGTTATACAAAACTTCGAGAAAAAGGTGGCGTCATTAACCTCAAGCTGTCGGAGACCTGGCTGAGGAATTATCAG GTTTTGCCAGACAGAAGCCACCCAAAATTGGTGATGAGTAGTGGAGGAGGCTACATACTTCATGGCATCACTGTAGCTAGCGACACCACAAAGACCAGCACCAGTTGTCCAGAAACAACCCAAGAGCCCGCACCAAAAAAACTGAAAGTCGTAGAAGGTTGA
- the TRMT6 gene encoding tRNA (adenine(58)-N(1))-methyltransferase non-catalytic subunit TRM6 isoform X1, which yields MAESVPACGQLICEGDYVVLKREDVFKAVQVQRRKKVIFEKQWIYLDNAVGKNYGTMFEITGGGNLQTKSSVVASAEPKEAGADNRNIVDDGKSQKLTRDDIEALKEKGIKGQEIVQQLIENSTTFRDKTEFAQEKYIKKKKKKYEAHITILKPTARILSIMYYAREPGKICQLRYDTLAQMLTLGNIHAGSKVLVMETCAGLVLGSVMERMGGYGSVIQMYPGSGPVRAATDCFGFPKSFYKTLYEFPLNKLEALISGTGNYSCPVILAEENTEKTEEESSRSDNENQEATRNVVGDCLAEERMETSQPENEEEVKRCGEISEGHKGGQDLDKNQLAIEKKRKQDERRKRESDAAKLLQDRNADGLIIASRFHPTPLLLTLLEFVAPSRPFVVYCQYKEPLLECYTKLREKGGVINLKLSETWLRNYQVLPDRSHPKLVMSSGGGYILHGITVASDTTKTSTSCPETTQEPAPKKLKVVEG from the exons GAAAGTAATATTTGAAAAGCAATGGATCTACCTGGATAACGCAGTCGGTAAAAATTACGGCACAATGTTTGAGATAACCGGAGGTGGAAATCTTCAGACGAAGAGCAGTGTGGTGGCCTCAGCAG AGCCTAAGGAAGCAGGTGCAGACAACCGTAACATAGTGGATGATGGCAAATCCCAAAAGCTAACTCGCGACGACATCGAGGCTTTGAAGGAAAAAGGCATTAAAGGCCAG GAAATCGTCCAGCAGTTGATCGAGAACAGTACGACGTTTCGTGACAAGACAGAATTTGCACAAGAAaagtatataaagaaaaaaaagaaaaa GTACGAAGCTCATATTACCATCTTAAAGCCTACGGCCCGTATTCTTTCCATAATGTACTATGCACGGGAACCTGGAAAAATCTG CCAGCTCCGATATGACACCTTGGCCCAGATGCTCACACTAGGAAATATTCATGCCGGAAGCAAAGTGCTGGTCATGGAGACCTGCGCCGGTTTGGTCCTGGGATCAGTGATGGAGCGCATGGGAG GATACGGATCCGTTATCCAGATGTACCCCGGTAGTGGACCGGTCCGAGCCGCGACAGACTGCTTTGGTTTTCCCAAGTCCTTCTATAAAACACTCTATGAGTTTCCGCTGAACAAACTCGAGGCTTTGATCTCTGGAACTGGGAATTACTCCTGTCCGGTTATCCTTGCGGAGGAGAACACTGAAAAGACCGAGGAAGAAAGCAGCAGGTCTGACAATGAAAATCAAGAAGCCACTCGAAATGTTGTAGGGGACTGTTTAGCTGAAGAACGCATGGAAACCAGTCAACCAGAAAATGAAGAAGAGGTGAAACGTTGTGGCGAGATCTCAGAGGGACATAAAGGAGGGCAGGATCTTGACAAGAACCAACTT GCAATAGAAAAGAAGCGTAAACAAGATGAGAGAAGAAAACGGGAGTCAGACGCCGCAAAGTTGTTACAAGATAGAAATGCTGACGG GTTAATTATTGCTTCCCGGTTCCACCCTACACCTCTGCTACTCACTTTGCTAGAATTTGTTGCCCCATCAAGGCCCTTTGTAGTCTATTGCCAATATAAGGAG ccCTTACTTGAATGTTATACAAAACTTCGAGAAAAAGGTGGCGTCATTAACCTCAAGCTGTCGGAGACCTGGCTGAGGAATTATCAG GTTTTGCCAGACAGAAGCCACCCAAAATTGGTGATGAGTAGTGGAGGAGGCTACATACTTCATGGCATCACTGTAGCTAGCGACACCACAAAGACCAGCACCAGTTGTCCAGAAACAACCCAAGAGCCCGCACCAAAAAAACTGAAAGTCGTAGAAGGTTGA
- the TRMT6 gene encoding tRNA (adenine(58)-N(1))-methyltransferase non-catalytic subunit TRM6 isoform X2 — MRLLRKVIFEKQWIYLDNAVGKNYGTMFEITGGGNLQTKSSVVASAEPKEAGADNRNIVDDGKSQKLTRDDIEALKEKGIKGQEIVQQLIENSTTFRDKTEFAQEKYIKKKKKKYEAHITILKPTARILSIMYYAREPGKICQLRYDTLAQMLTLGNIHAGSKVLVMETCAGLVLGSVMERMGGYGSVIQMYPGSGPVRAATDCFGFPKSFYKTLYEFPLNKLEALISGTGNYSCPVILAEENTEKTEEESSRSDNENQEATRNVVGDCLAEERMETSQPENEEEVKRCGEISEGHKGGQDLDKNQLAIEKKRKQDERRKRESDAAKLLQDRNADGLIIASRFHPTPLLLTLLEFVAPSRPFVVYCQYKEPLLECYTKLREKGGVINLKLSETWLRNYQVLPDRSHPKLVMSSGGGYILHGITVASDTTKTSTSCPETTQEPAPKKLKVVEG, encoded by the exons GAAAGTAATATTTGAAAAGCAATGGATCTACCTGGATAACGCAGTCGGTAAAAATTACGGCACAATGTTTGAGATAACCGGAGGTGGAAATCTTCAGACGAAGAGCAGTGTGGTGGCCTCAGCAG AGCCTAAGGAAGCAGGTGCAGACAACCGTAACATAGTGGATGATGGCAAATCCCAAAAGCTAACTCGCGACGACATCGAGGCTTTGAAGGAAAAAGGCATTAAAGGCCAG GAAATCGTCCAGCAGTTGATCGAGAACAGTACGACGTTTCGTGACAAGACAGAATTTGCACAAGAAaagtatataaagaaaaaaaagaaaaa GTACGAAGCTCATATTACCATCTTAAAGCCTACGGCCCGTATTCTTTCCATAATGTACTATGCACGGGAACCTGGAAAAATCTG CCAGCTCCGATATGACACCTTGGCCCAGATGCTCACACTAGGAAATATTCATGCCGGAAGCAAAGTGCTGGTCATGGAGACCTGCGCCGGTTTGGTCCTGGGATCAGTGATGGAGCGCATGGGAG GATACGGATCCGTTATCCAGATGTACCCCGGTAGTGGACCGGTCCGAGCCGCGACAGACTGCTTTGGTTTTCCCAAGTCCTTCTATAAAACACTCTATGAGTTTCCGCTGAACAAACTCGAGGCTTTGATCTCTGGAACTGGGAATTACTCCTGTCCGGTTATCCTTGCGGAGGAGAACACTGAAAAGACCGAGGAAGAAAGCAGCAGGTCTGACAATGAAAATCAAGAAGCCACTCGAAATGTTGTAGGGGACTGTTTAGCTGAAGAACGCATGGAAACCAGTCAACCAGAAAATGAAGAAGAGGTGAAACGTTGTGGCGAGATCTCAGAGGGACATAAAGGAGGGCAGGATCTTGACAAGAACCAACTT GCAATAGAAAAGAAGCGTAAACAAGATGAGAGAAGAAAACGGGAGTCAGACGCCGCAAAGTTGTTACAAGATAGAAATGCTGACGG GTTAATTATTGCTTCCCGGTTCCACCCTACACCTCTGCTACTCACTTTGCTAGAATTTGTTGCCCCATCAAGGCCCTTTGTAGTCTATTGCCAATATAAGGAG ccCTTACTTGAATGTTATACAAAACTTCGAGAAAAAGGTGGCGTCATTAACCTCAAGCTGTCGGAGACCTGGCTGAGGAATTATCAG GTTTTGCCAGACAGAAGCCACCCAAAATTGGTGATGAGTAGTGGAGGAGGCTACATACTTCATGGCATCACTGTAGCTAGCGACACCACAAAGACCAGCACCAGTTGTCCAGAAACAACCCAAGAGCCCGCACCAAAAAAACTGAAAGTCGTAGAAGGTTGA